The uncultured Desulfobulbus sp. genome window below encodes:
- the mfd gene encoding transcription-repair coupling factor → MQSILARLRKRGPFFDINGLHGASTALLISRAVEELKTTICCILPADEQLELLAQDLGFFTSARVLIYPSYEIPPYTPLSPDPATVCQRLATLYQIQEDTSPCILLTSVEAVLRRVLPASALSGNCELVMANEEIDREGLINSLTAIGYQLCDMVRQEGDMALRGGIIDVFPPGLDAEHEGPLRLDFFGDTVESIRVFDPVSQRSKGNIEEVVLLPATELLFPDKEKRTALLELLQEKSDQQQWSSQATRYLRERLTTGQRFPGIEFFLPLLYGGSTRLQTLFDYLPKDALLFLADPAAVSRKIALVRDRTQANYQEAVEQEKLALPPDDLFLSTSEYDELLGKRLAARFSLLPDPEGSIETLTLNCSDHGLLAQEIELQRKKRGLLAPLTDRIVQWQEKGEAIVLACRSLRQSEHLRELLVHYQLQSTLTPSPYTGTPQAEAGIIHCFEQPLSRGFDLLEEGVHFLSASELFGEKRLRSGRQKRKRRHEGEAVQVEQLAEGDIVVHRDHGIGMFKGMVNMEISGQRGDFLLLAYKGDDKLYVPVDRLHWVSRYQGLTDQEPKLDSLGSQKWQSTKKKVSDAVWKVAQELLDIYAKREMRQGHRFTPPGDLYRELEESFPYDETSGQAKAIDDVIDDLTHDQPMDRLICGDVGYGKTEVAARAAFKAIEDGFQVAILVPTTVLAEQHAATFHERFASFPVEIACLNRFRSSKQQKEIVGKLKTGAIDLVVGTHRLLSKDIVMNKLGLLIVDEEHRFGVAHKEKIKKFKANVDVLTLTATPIPRTLQMSLLGIRDLSVISSPPQQRRAVKTFLAKNDQLVIREAVVREMERGGQLFFVHNRVQSIYRVAENIGQLVPHARIGVAHGQMAGPELEDVMVRFINHELDILVCTTIVESGLDIPNANTIIINRADHLGLADIYQLRGRVGRSNRQAYAYLLVASLDHLTPDAQQRLRALMDCSELGGGFKLAMNDLQIRGGGNLLGVSQSGHIAAVGYDLYLELLQQTVADLKRRAQEGGDSSPTDQLDPEVQLKVSAYLPDSFIRDTTLRYQAYRRISMAGFGTEEELVEIEKELEDRFGLLPTEATTLLEIIRLKQHCRTLGIEKLEQAPQALVFSFIEQAPVDPSRLLALIQQKPSKKKPAPAIRLTPDQRLVVPLQAKENVFERAYSIINDLQGDHS, encoded by the coding sequence ATGCAGTCGATTCTCGCGCGGCTGCGTAAACGCGGCCCATTTTTTGACATAAACGGTCTTCATGGGGCTTCCACCGCTCTGCTTATAAGCAGAGCGGTGGAAGAGCTGAAGACAACCATCTGTTGTATCCTTCCCGCAGACGAACAACTTGAGCTGCTGGCCCAGGATCTGGGCTTTTTTACGTCCGCACGGGTCCTGATCTACCCCAGTTACGAAATCCCCCCCTACACCCCGCTTTCTCCGGACCCGGCAACGGTCTGCCAACGCCTTGCCACCCTCTACCAGATACAGGAGGACACCTCTCCCTGCATTCTGTTGACCTCTGTCGAGGCGGTCCTGCGGCGTGTGTTGCCCGCCAGTGCTTTAAGTGGCAACTGTGAACTGGTCATGGCCAATGAGGAAATTGACCGGGAAGGACTGATCAACTCGCTCACCGCCATTGGTTACCAACTCTGTGACATGGTCCGCCAGGAAGGGGACATGGCCCTGCGTGGGGGCATTATCGATGTCTTTCCCCCCGGTCTGGATGCTGAGCACGAGGGACCGCTTCGCCTTGATTTTTTTGGAGACACCGTCGAGTCTATCCGCGTCTTTGATCCGGTCTCCCAGCGTTCCAAGGGAAATATTGAAGAAGTCGTGCTCTTGCCTGCCACCGAGCTGCTCTTTCCCGATAAGGAGAAACGGACAGCGCTCCTGGAGTTGTTGCAGGAAAAGAGCGACCAGCAGCAGTGGTCCAGTCAGGCCACACGCTACCTGCGGGAGCGACTGACCACCGGCCAGCGTTTTCCAGGCATTGAGTTTTTTCTGCCGCTGCTCTACGGCGGCAGCACGCGGTTGCAGACCCTTTTTGATTATCTCCCCAAGGATGCGCTGCTGTTTCTTGCCGATCCTGCTGCGGTGAGTCGCAAGATCGCCCTGGTTCGTGATCGCACCCAGGCAAATTACCAGGAGGCGGTGGAGCAGGAAAAACTGGCTCTGCCCCCCGATGATCTCTTTCTCAGCACAAGCGAGTATGACGAGCTTCTGGGCAAACGTCTGGCTGCGCGTTTTTCCCTGTTGCCAGACCCGGAGGGCTCGATAGAGACGCTTACCCTCAACTGCAGTGATCACGGCTTGCTCGCCCAGGAAATTGAACTCCAGCGCAAAAAACGTGGTCTGCTGGCCCCCCTTACCGATCGCATTGTCCAGTGGCAGGAGAAAGGCGAGGCGATTGTCCTTGCTTGCCGTTCCCTGCGTCAGAGCGAGCACCTGCGGGAGTTGCTGGTCCATTATCAGCTGCAAAGTACCCTTACCCCTTCGCCGTATACCGGGACTCCCCAAGCCGAAGCTGGGATCATTCATTGTTTTGAACAACCCCTCTCCCGTGGCTTTGACCTCCTTGAGGAAGGCGTCCATTTTCTCTCCGCCTCCGAGCTCTTTGGTGAAAAGCGGCTGCGCTCAGGTCGTCAGAAGCGAAAACGGCGTCATGAGGGCGAGGCTGTTCAGGTTGAGCAGTTGGCCGAAGGGGATATCGTGGTCCATCGCGATCATGGTATCGGTATGTTTAAGGGCATGGTCAATATGGAGATCTCCGGTCAGCGGGGGGATTTTCTCCTGCTTGCCTATAAGGGAGATGACAAGCTCTATGTACCGGTTGATCGGTTGCACTGGGTCAGCCGCTATCAGGGGCTGACCGACCAGGAGCCAAAACTCGACAGCCTGGGTTCCCAGAAATGGCAGTCAACCAAGAAAAAAGTCAGTGATGCGGTCTGGAAGGTTGCCCAGGAACTGCTGGATATTTATGCCAAACGGGAGATGCGTCAGGGACACCGGTTCACTCCACCGGGTGATCTCTACCGCGAGCTTGAGGAGTCTTTTCCCTACGATGAGACCTCCGGTCAGGCCAAGGCCATTGATGATGTCATCGACGACTTGACCCACGATCAGCCCATGGATCGGCTTATCTGCGGTGATGTGGGGTACGGTAAGACCGAGGTCGCTGCCCGGGCCGCATTTAAAGCCATTGAAGATGGTTTTCAGGTGGCTATCCTGGTGCCCACGACCGTGCTTGCCGAGCAGCATGCCGCAACCTTCCACGAGCGCTTTGCCTCGTTCCCCGTGGAGATTGCCTGTCTCAACCGGTTTCGCAGCAGTAAGCAGCAGAAAGAAATTGTGGGCAAACTCAAAACAGGGGCCATTGATCTGGTGGTGGGGACCCACCGTTTGCTGTCTAAAGATATTGTCATGAACAAACTTGGGCTCTTGATCGTGGACGAGGAGCACCGTTTTGGCGTGGCTCACAAAGAAAAGATCAAAAAGTTCAAGGCCAATGTCGATGTCCTCACCCTGACGGCCACCCCCATTCCCCGTACCCTGCAAATGTCGCTTCTGGGTATTCGCGATCTCTCGGTGATTTCTTCGCCGCCGCAGCAGCGCAGGGCGGTGAAAACCTTTCTCGCGAAAAATGACCAGTTGGTTATACGTGAGGCTGTGGTCCGTGAGATGGAACGGGGCGGTCAGCTCTTTTTTGTCCATAACCGGGTGCAGTCAATCTATCGGGTGGCGGAAAATATCGGCCAGCTGGTCCCGCATGCTCGGATCGGGGTAGCCCACGGGCAGATGGCAGGGCCAGAGCTAGAAGACGTGATGGTCCGTTTTATCAACCATGAGCTTGATATCCTGGTCTGCACCACCATTGTCGAATCGGGGCTCGATATCCCCAACGCCAATACCATCATCATCAACCGTGCCGATCACCTGGGGCTGGCAGATATTTATCAGCTCAGGGGGAGGGTAGGGCGCTCCAACCGCCAGGCCTACGCCTATCTTCTGGTGGCGTCGCTTGATCATCTCACTCCAGATGCGCAACAGCGTTTGCGGGCCCTGATGGACTGCTCTGAGCTCGGTGGTGGTTTTAAACTGGCCATGAATGACCTGCAGATCCGTGGTGGTGGTAACCTGTTAGGCGTTTCCCAGTCGGGACATATCGCTGCGGTTGGGTATGATCTCTATCTGGAGCTGTTGCAACAGACGGTCGCTGATCTCAAGCGGCGGGCACAGGAAGGAGGCGACAGCTCACCCACCGATCAACTTGATCCTGAGGTGCAGTTGAAGGTTTCCGCCTACCTGCCGGATTCCTTTATTCGGGATACCACCCTGCGCTATCAGGCCTATCGCCGTATTTCCATGGCCGGATTTGGCACCGAAGAAGAGTTGGTTGAGATAGAAAAAGAACTGGAGGATCGTTTCGGCCTTCTGCCCACCGAGGCGACGACCCTGCTGGAGATCATTCGCCTGAAACAGCACTGCCGTACCCTTGGGATCGAGAAACTGGAACAGGCGCCCCAGGCCCTTGTATTTTCCTTTATCGAACAGGCACCGGTTGACCCCAGCCGCCTGCTGGCGCTTATTCAGCAAAAGCCTTCAAAGAAGAAGCCTGCCCCTGCCATTCGCTTGACCCCGGACCAGCGGTTGGTTGTACCTTTGCAGGCAAAAGAAAATGTGTTTGAACGAGCCTACTCTATTATTAACGACCTACAGGGAGATCACTCATGA